One genomic region from Halococcus qingdaonensis encodes:
- a CDS encoding magnesium transporter codes for MATEWSVRAITRAMLPILLVLTLVELGSGLVLDSFEATLLQFPSLLVLVPVTIGTAGNLGSVLAARLSTALHLGRLSFAPDDEVLAGNAVATIALSFTVFPTVGAGAWALSALVAETKLPLATVLLVATASGAILAVLAVLITVVATYAAYRFGLDPDDVVIPVVTNVSDVLGVVVLFAVVQVVV; via the coding sequence GTGGCGACCGAGTGGTCGGTACGGGCAATCACGCGCGCGATGCTGCCGATCCTCCTCGTGCTCACGCTCGTCGAACTCGGGAGCGGTCTCGTGCTCGACTCGTTCGAGGCGACCCTGCTCCAGTTCCCCTCGCTGCTCGTGCTCGTGCCCGTCACCATCGGCACCGCCGGTAACCTCGGGAGTGTGCTCGCCGCGCGACTCTCGACGGCCCTCCATCTAGGACGGCTCTCCTTCGCACCCGACGACGAGGTGCTTGCGGGCAATGCTGTCGCGACTATCGCCCTCTCGTTCACTGTCTTTCCGACCGTGGGTGCCGGCGCGTGGGCGTTGTCGGCGCTGGTCGCCGAAACCAAGCTCCCGCTCGCGACGGTCCTCCTGGTCGCGACGGCCAGCGGCGCGATCCTGGCCGTGCTCGCCGTTCTCATTACCGTCGTGGCGACCTACGCCGCCTACCGGTTCGGTCTCGATCCCGACGACGTGGTGATCCCCGTCGTGACGAACGTCTCGGACGTACTCGGTGTCGTGGTTCTGTTCGCCGTCGTCCAGGTCGTCGTCTGA
- a CDS encoding lamin tail domain-containing protein, with the protein MDRRVWLLVGCLVLAGCVATGPGADGPTNASAATTALDGPTANADVGTTPAKTTHSGLRATVTHVVDGDTLDVRYPNGTTDTVRLRGVDTPEVHVPTNPSEYEGVPDSDAGATCLDDAGDEASAFTTRAVAGETVQLVGIDGRGRYDRLLALVRHDGRDLNYRLVATGHARVYDSQFAGRERFSRAETRARRNGTALWACASEPSATPTGSDDGPLAIAAIAADAPGNDNANLDEETVTLENSGSTPIALDDWTVSDEVDHTYSFPSDATLAAGASLTLHTGRGTDTDTDRYWGATSAVWNNDGDTVVIANASGAVVARRSYG; encoded by the coding sequence ATGGATCGCCGCGTGTGGCTGCTCGTCGGCTGTCTCGTGCTCGCCGGCTGCGTAGCCACCGGTCCGGGTGCCGACGGACCGACGAACGCCTCCGCGGCGACGACGGCGCTCGACGGCCCCACCGCGAACGCGGACGTCGGCACGACCCCCGCGAAGACGACGCACTCCGGGCTTCGGGCGACCGTCACGCACGTCGTCGACGGCGATACACTCGACGTCAGATATCCCAACGGAACCACGGACACGGTCCGGCTACGCGGCGTCGACACGCCGGAAGTCCACGTCCCCACGAACCCGAGCGAGTACGAGGGCGTGCCCGACAGCGACGCCGGCGCGACGTGTCTCGACGACGCGGGCGACGAGGCGAGCGCGTTCACGACACGAGCGGTCGCCGGCGAGACGGTGCAGCTCGTGGGGATCGACGGGCGCGGGCGCTACGACCGTCTGCTGGCGCTCGTCCGCCACGACGGCCGCGATCTCAACTACCGGCTCGTCGCGACGGGTCATGCGCGGGTCTACGACAGCCAGTTCGCGGGCCGCGAGCGGTTCTCCCGAGCGGAAACGCGCGCCCGACGGAACGGAACGGCTCTCTGGGCGTGTGCGAGCGAGCCGTCGGCGACACCGACCGGGTCCGACGACGGCCCGCTCGCGATCGCCGCGATCGCCGCCGATGCACCGGGCAACGATAACGCGAACCTCGACGAGGAAACCGTCACCCTCGAAAACAGCGGGTCGACCCCGATCGCCCTCGACGACTGGACGGTCAGCGACGAAGTGGATCATACCTACTCGTTCCCGAGCGACGCCACCCTCGCCGCCGGTGCGAGTCTCACGCTGCACACGGGCCGGGGAACCGACACGGACACCGACCGTTACTGGGGAGCGACGAGCGCCGTCTGGAACAACGACGGCGACACCGTGGTCATCGCGAACGCGAGCGGCGCGGTCGTCGCGCGGCGCTCGTACGGCTGA
- a CDS encoding molybdopterin-dependent oxidoreductase encodes MVSRLELPPRLVDLSILVTVGFAVATGLLTLISGRPGDAVVFVLHGMGGLALVLLLFWKLRRVRPRLTNRVAWNRGTIVSVLLTGLALAALATGFVWTSGGTPTIGPWLLLFVHMALGALVVPVLLVHLRGRIHLPSTDDFEGRRTALSSLAVVGFGALAWRFQRGANRLLGLATDQRFTGSTEEGTDAGNAFPVTSWVADDPDPIDPDEWELRVGGAVEREQTLSIDDLDPDSAGRTTLDCTSGWYSTHDWRGLRVGDLLDTVEPDPAAEWVSFRSVTGYRWSLPIEEARDALLATHTDGERLSHGHGFPLRLVAPGRRGFQWVKWIDRIEISRQRDTSEWLAIFVSGFEENATNDR; translated from the coding sequence GTGGTATCGCGCCTCGAACTCCCGCCACGGCTGGTCGACCTATCGATCCTCGTAACCGTGGGTTTCGCGGTCGCCACCGGCCTGCTAACCCTTATTTCTGGTCGGCCCGGCGACGCGGTCGTGTTCGTCCTCCACGGGATGGGTGGGCTGGCGCTCGTTCTCCTCCTCTTCTGGAAGCTCCGCCGAGTGCGCCCGCGACTGACCAACCGGGTGGCGTGGAACCGGGGCACGATCGTCTCGGTTCTCCTGACCGGTCTCGCGCTCGCAGCGCTCGCCACCGGGTTCGTCTGGACCTCGGGCGGAACCCCTACGATCGGTCCGTGGCTGCTCCTGTTCGTTCATATGGCGCTCGGCGCTCTCGTCGTTCCCGTCCTGCTCGTCCACCTCCGGGGGCGGATCCATCTCCCGAGCACGGACGACTTCGAGGGCCGGCGGACGGCGCTCTCCTCGCTCGCGGTCGTCGGTTTCGGCGCGCTCGCGTGGCGCTTCCAGCGCGGGGCGAACCGCCTGCTCGGACTCGCCACCGATCAGCGCTTCACCGGCTCGACCGAGGAGGGAACGGACGCGGGCAACGCTTTTCCGGTAACAAGCTGGGTCGCCGATGATCCCGACCCGATCGATCCCGACGAGTGGGAGCTCCGGGTCGGCGGTGCGGTCGAACGCGAGCAGACACTCTCGATCGACGATCTCGACCCCGACAGCGCGGGGCGCACGACCCTCGACTGCACGAGCGGCTGGTACTCGACCCACGACTGGCGTGGCCTCCGAGTCGGCGATCTCCTCGATACGGTCGAACCCGACCCTGCGGCGGAATGGGTCTCCTTCCGTTCGGTGACGGGCTATCGCTGGAGCCTCCCGATCGAGGAGGCACGCGACGCGCTGCTGGCGACCCACACCGACGGCGAGCGGCTCTCGCACGGCCACGGCTTCCCGCTCAGGCTGGTCGCACCCGGCCGGCGCGGCTTCCAGTGGGTGAAGTGGATCGACAGAATTGAGATCAGCCGCCAGCGCGACACGAGCGAGTGGCTGGCGATCTTCGTCAGCGGGTTCGAGGAGAACGCTACGAACGATCGTTGA
- a CDS encoding RNA-binding domain-containing protein has translation MYRIDVELAAPVNDTEVTERIVTAVENLVPGAEIERAPGEVRAETHSLDHFSELLHDQEILDSARNEFFADRQGDVVRVALKKQAAFEGVVNFAVGEPDELGDIELRIRVHEPSVEEYINHIAPPTEDGTPVNDRS, from the coding sequence ATGTATCGCATCGACGTGGAACTCGCCGCACCGGTCAACGACACCGAAGTCACCGAGCGGATCGTCACGGCCGTCGAGAACCTCGTGCCCGGCGCGGAGATCGAGCGCGCGCCCGGCGAGGTACGTGCCGAAACCCACAGTTTGGACCACTTTTCGGAACTGCTCCACGACCAGGAGATCCTCGACAGCGCCCGCAACGAGTTCTTCGCCGACCGTCAGGGCGACGTCGTGCGCGTCGCGCTGAAGAAACAGGCCGCCTTCGAGGGCGTCGTCAACTTCGCGGTCGGCGAACCGGACGAACTCGGCGATATCGAGCTACGGATCCGAGTCCACGAGCCGAGCGTCGAGGAGTACATCAACCATATCGCGCCGCCGACCGAGGACGGAACACCGGTCAACGATCGTTCGTAG
- a CDS encoding AAA family ATPase — protein sequence MSVIGIVGLPGSGKSEAAAVAREMGIPVVTMGDVIREACRDRGLDPAEHHGRVAQALREESGQGAIAERSLPIIERELADSSTVLVDGIRSGVEVERFEERFGEAFSLIAIEAPFDVRAERVDARGRDVTSADGGESLEARDEREIGFGMDDAIERADRRIENTDSLAAFQDRIRTLLAEEGE from the coding sequence ATGAGCGTCATCGGTATCGTCGGCCTGCCGGGCAGCGGCAAGAGCGAGGCCGCCGCCGTCGCCCGCGAGATGGGGATCCCGGTCGTGACGATGGGCGACGTCATCAGGGAGGCCTGCCGCGATCGGGGGCTCGATCCCGCCGAGCACCACGGCCGCGTGGCGCAGGCGCTCCGCGAGGAGAGCGGTCAGGGGGCCATCGCCGAGCGGTCGCTGCCGATCATCGAGCGCGAGCTCGCCGACTCGTCCACGGTGCTCGTCGACGGCATCCGTTCTGGGGTGGAGGTCGAACGGTTCGAGGAGCGCTTTGGCGAGGCGTTCTCGTTGATCGCCATCGAGGCTCCCTTCGATGTGCGCGCCGAGCGCGTCGATGCACGGGGACGCGACGTCACGAGCGCCGACGGCGGTGAGAGCCTCGAAGCACGCGACGAGCGCGAAATCGGCTTCGGGATGGACGATGCCATCGAGCGCGCCGACAGGCGGATTGAGAACACCGACTCGCTCGCGGCGTTTCAGGATCGTATCCGGACGCTGCTCGCGGAGGAAGGTGAATGA